TTGTTATTTATTGGATTTATGGAAAAACTCAAACAAATGATCACAATCTTCTCTTTGCTCTACTTTAACCATCTTTAGAACACTTTTATCTTCACCGGTTAAGTACTTTCGTAAATGCATATCAGAGAAGCCATGTTTATCAGCATCTTCACTCGTATTACAGTAATAAACTTCTTTAATACCTGTCCATATAATAGCGGATACACACATTGGACAAGGTTCACAAGTTGCATAGATAACACAATCAGATAAATCCATAGTTCCTAACTTTTTACAAGCCTCACGAATAGCAACCATTTCAGCATGAGCAGATGGGTCAGTATCTCTCATCATTGTGTTGCTTACTACAGCGATAATTTCATCACCGCGTACGATTGTGGCACCAAATGGTCCACCAACTATGTTTGCCATACCAACAAGTGTTGCATCTGCAGCTAATTTCATATAATCCATATCAAAATTCCTCCTTAATGTACTAGTATCATTTCGTGAAAGACTAATTTTTATTTTTACTCTGTAACAGGACCAATATTATCTCTCTTATTTACATAGAGGGTTTATACGCTAAAAACCCTGCAATGAGTAGATATCCCCAAACGGAAGGCATAGCAGTTGTTTGTGCAATTCCGATAGTGCTTGTATGGATTGCACCAACAAAAGTTAAAGCTGCTCCTAGCACTGCGGCAATTATTCCCCTAATAGGCGTGTTACGGATAATAAATACAAATATGCACCCCCATAGAACACTAGTAATTGGAGCACCATTACCAAGGGCAACCAAGCCATCATAAAAGAGTCCGGCATTGTGCAGGGCAAGTGAAGAAACTTGATCGGCACCAGTCCCCACCGACATACCAGCAGCTGAAATGGCATTATTAACAGCAACAAGCTCCCAGTTAGCACCCATGGGAAGAAACAGACAAAGATTACCGGAATTTCAAATTGCTGACTGTTTTTGACAGCTTGATGTCCTGTTACAATCGCAATAAACACGAGCATCGGAACAATAGCGGCAATCGGGATAACAGCTAGCAACAGACCCATAAGACTAAAAATCGATAATAGGAATATGCCAGCAGAGCTAGCAATAGAATAACCTATACCCGCACCAACTTCCTTCCAACCAGCATGACCTACATATACTGTTACTGGGAATGGGTTACCACAAAGGCCGCCTATTGCAGAACAAATACCGTTTGTAAGCATAACGTCTCTAGTATTGTATTCATCCCCAACAACAGCAGCAGCTTCAACGTTTTCAAGATTAAAAATGTAGTTTGCTAACCCTAGAGGTACAGCAGTTAATAAATAAGGTGCTAACCTAAATTATTAATAGAATACAGAAAAAAAGGCTGCCTCACTCCAAAAGATTTGGAAAGATGGCAGCCTAAATGGTGTTTTTTATGTGTCTCATTTCCCTAGCCTAAGGTCAAAGCTGGGTTTTTTTTGAATATTATTGAATGTTTTCACTTAAAGCTAGCATTGCTTTTTCAAAGGCTTCAACTGGAGGATAGGTAATTCCTGCCCCTATCATTCCAATACCTGCATCTTTATGAGCAATCGCCGTATTAATGACCGGCATAATACCTGTTTGGATAACCTTACGAACATCAATTCCTGTCGGAAGTCCCATGAAATCAAGTAATGGAATGGTGATGTTAGAATTTTCTGTTGTAGTGATTTCCTTCATTCTAGTTGAAAAACCAATAGCATCCTCCACTGTTCCACCTACCAATGCAACGATTGCTGGAGCTGTTGCCATCGCAAATCCACCGAAACCGTATGTTTCAGTAATCGCGCTGTCCCCGATATCAAGTCCAGAGTCTTCTGGCTTGTAACCTGCAAACATTGGGCCAATAACTTTTTGTGCAGGGCCAGTAAACCATGTGTTTCCAGGCATTCCGCTAACACGGATACCGAATTCAACACCATTCCGAGCCATAGTTGTTACGATTGTACTGTTCTCAATGCCATGAGCAGCATCAAGTGCACATTTCGCCATTGCCATCCAAGTAGGACCAGAGAAGTAATCACTGCTTGCAACGAAATCAAATACTTCTTTCTTCTGTTCGATTGTATAATCCGTTTGTAAAATATACGGAGTTAAAGCTTGGATTAATAATGTTGTTCCGGCAACATTGCGGTTATGACACTCGTCACCCATATGAAGGGCTTGTGAAAGCATTAAACGTAAGTCAATCCCATTCGGATTTAGTTTCATTGCATCCCGTAAAATAGGGCCGAAAACATCTCGCATCCAAATCAAACGGTCAATAACACTTTGATCATTTGCACCCATTCTCAGGATTTTGGCTAATTGTTCACTTAAGTTTGTATAAGCTATATTGCCATATGTTTTATTTTCAACAATATGCATAAACATAGACGCGGATGTGACACCTGCCATTGAACCTACACAGTTATGTTCATGACATGGTGAAAAGGTAATTTCGCCGGATGCCGCTAGTTTGGCTGCTTCTTCTACATCCTTAGCTAATCCTTCAAACACGATTGCACCAGTAACGGCACCTTTCATTGGACCATTCATTTTATCCCAAGTAATTGGAGGTCCTGCATGAAGTATCGTTGTTTTTGTCATACCTGGTACGCAATTAATAGCTTGATCATATCCAATTAATACTGGTTGAGAATTAATAATTCTTTCGACTGCTAATCTATTAGCTGCTTCTATTTTTTCCATTAGTTCCGGACTCTCAAACTTGTCAAGTGCAGCAATTAAGGCTGGGTTTCCTCTGCCCGGAGGTGTCCATTCTAAATGAATGACTTCAGCACCCTGTTGTAATAAATCATCCTTAAAAGACTCAATTCCTACATTAATAACATGTGGTTTACTCTTAAATAAATCGCTAATTCGACTCATGCCTATTCTCCCTTCACAACAAATTCTCTAGCCAATAATCCTGCATTTTGCATGCTGCTGGCATGTGTTACTCCTGCAGCTAATAATTTGTCAATTTGCTCTTGATAATTTTGCGGATCTAATTCTGTTCCAAGAACATATCCAATTATCTCTAAATGTCTACCTTCTTGTTCCGCTTGTTGTTTCGCTTCAATGATTGCTGGAAGGAAAGCTCCAACTGGATCTTCATGTGCCCCATAACCTATAACAAAGTCCATTACGATAGCACCAACAGATGGATCTTTTGCCTCCTGAACAAATCTTGCAAGACGTGTAGATGGATCAATCATTGGGTGTGGTTTTCCTTGTGTGTATTCGTCATCACCAAAGTCGATGAAAGTGTGCTCTTGGCTTGTATATCGGTCCTTTAAACGATACTCTGGATTTCTTTGGATATTGCTGTAAACATTATCAAATTTCTCCATTGCTGCATGCATAGCTTCATCTGCCAGAGTTCCGCCGCTGAAAAGTCCACGAACATATTTCTGTTCAGAAGTTAACTTTGTCCGAACTTCTTCAATAAGTGGGATGTTTAATGCACGCTTGTTTAACTTGCTTTCGTCTGCTCCAGCTAATAGTACTGCTTTAAGTGCTGCTTCTTTAGACATTTTCGCAAAATGTGCGCCAGCTGCAATTATTTTTTCTTCATTCCCGCCAACAAACCAAACGACAACTGGTTTTTTACATGTTTTGATTTTCGCTAATACTTTTTCTTCCACACTAGGTGCAGGTGGCTTGGAAATAACGACAATAACTTTTGTCTCTTCATCGTCTTCAAGTGCCTGAATGCCATCTAGCATCATAATTCCGCCAACTTCTTCTTTTAAATCTCTACCGCCTGTTCCAATCAATTGCGAGATACCAAAGCCAAATTCGTGAATGCGGACGCTTACTTCTTGGCTGCCTGTTCCTGATGCTCCAACAATACCGATATTTCCTTTTCTAACCGCATTTGCGAAGCAAAGGGCTGTATTGCCGATAATCGCTGTTCCACAGTCTGGTCCCATCATAAATAAACCTTTTTCATGTGCAAATCTCTTTAATTCAATTTCATCTTCAATGCTTACATTGTCGCTAAACATCATGACATGTAAATCATTTTCAAGAGCCTTTTTCGCTTCTCTAGCCGCGTAAGCACCATTTACAGCAATAATGGCTAAATTAGCTTCTGGGTTACTTCCTGCAGCAGAAGAAATAGTAGAATATTTAATGTCATTTGTCCCTTTTTTACCTGAATTCTTTTTCGTAAATAATTCATTTATTTTTTTGAAAGCGGTTTCGCATAATTCGTCAGTTGCTGCTTTAACAACAATAATTAAGTCACTTGCCCCCGCTACCTCTACTTCAGGTGTCAGTAAACCGACATTTTTCATTACCTCTTTATTCATTTCCGTACCCATAGCAATAATGGCCTGTTCCACTTCTTCAATTTGATTTGCTTTAGTGGAAAGCGACATTAAAGATACTGAATCGAAATATGTGTTTGGCTTAATCAAAGCTTGTACTAACATACTTTACCTCCTGCTCTAATAGTGGCCTCCATTCCGAAAACAATGCCATATGCTATATCTGTCCCGGATGAAGAACCTATGTTTAATAATTTATTTAATGAGAGAATTAAGTCCTGATCATCCTCAACTAATATCGAGTTTAGTAATGAAATAATAGAATCTCTCACTTTACCATTGGCTGCTTTTTTCAAAGTCATGTAACTAATGTCATTCGTTAAGGTTCTTGCTTTCTTTAAAACATCTTCACAAAATGATCGGTAAGGGTAAAAAGGGCTGTTTTTCATATTAAAAATGGTAAATAATCCAGTTAAAAAATCATCCCCAGAAGGAGTTAACCCTGGTCCAAGACCTACAAGTGAAACCGCATGCGAAAAGGCAGATGAAATTCGATCATTTATTAATTCATTGAAAAGTAAAAGAGTTCTTTTCTCAAGCAAATTCGAGACTTCTGCTTCAAAAGGATTTTGGGGTATGAAGTTCTTTTTTATTCCGCCGCCTACACCGTGAATGTTAATATATTCCTTCACTTTCATTACATTTTGTTTCAGGATTTCTACATTAGGTGTGTAGGATGGTAAAATACTTTCCCATATATTGACCTTTTCAATTGAAATAGTGAGCCTATCCCCAATATATAAGAGATTATTCTCAACATGTACCCGGTCATCCACAACAATATTTATGGACTTCATATTATCAACATCAATGATTAACGTATTAGGGCCGTTGTCCAGATTGCTGCATGCAATGGTATATAAGTCCCCATTTTCAAAACATTTAATATTTAATGTCCGATTGAATGTACTATGCACAAAACCAGTGAATTTCGAGTTATTAAATTCCTTTATAAAATCTGTATCACCAGAGATTGCATTTATCACGAATAACACCCCATAAATCCAGAATCATGCAGTCAAATTAACTTTGAGTAGATCGAACCTCCTTTTGAAAAAGAAAGTTTGTAAGCATTATCATAAAATCAGTACAGA
This genomic stretch from Neobacillus niacini harbors:
- a CDS encoding DUF1116 domain-containing protein — protein: MSRISDLFKSKPHVINVGIESFKDDLLQQGAEVIHLEWTPPGRGNPALIAALDKFESPELMEKIEAANRLAVERIINSQPVLIGYDQAINCVPGMTKTTILHAGPPITWDKMNGPMKGAVTGAIVFEGLAKDVEEAAKLAASGEITFSPCHEHNCVGSMAGVTSASMFMHIVENKTYGNIAYTNLSEQLAKILRMGANDQSVIDRLIWMRDVFGPILRDAMKLNPNGIDLRLMLSQALHMGDECHNRNVAGTTLLIQALTPYILQTDYTIEQKKEVFDFVASSDYFSGPTWMAMAKCALDAAHGIENSTIVTTMARNGVEFGIRVSGMPGNTWFTGPAQKVIGPMFAGYKPEDSGLDIGDSAITETYGFGGFAMATAPAIVALVGGTVEDAIGFSTRMKEITTTENSNITIPLLDFMGLPTGIDVRKVIQTGIMPVINTAIAHKDAGIGMIGAGITYPPVEAFEKAMLALSENIQ
- a CDS encoding DUF2877 domain-containing protein, which codes for MINAISGDTDFIKEFNNSKFTGFVHSTFNRTLNIKCFENGDLYTIACSNLDNGPNTLIIDVDNMKSINIVVDDRVHVENNLLYIGDRLTISIEKVNIWESILPSYTPNVEILKQNVMKVKEYINIHGVGGGIKKNFIPQNPFEAEVSNLLEKRTLLLFNELINDRISSAFSHAVSLVGLGPGLTPSGDDFLTGLFTIFNMKNSPFYPYRSFCEDVLKKARTLTNDISYMTLKKAANGKVRDSIISLLNSILVEDDQDLILSLNKLLNIGSSSGTDIAYGIVFGMEATIRAGGKVC
- a CDS encoding nucleoside deaminase, producing the protein MDYMKLAADATLVGMANIVGGPFGATIVRGDEIIAVVSNTMMRDTDPSAHAEMVAIREACKKLGTMDLSDCVIYATCEPCPMCVSAIIWTGIKEVYYCNTSEDADKHGFSDMHLRKYLTGEDKSVLKMVKVEQREDCDHLFEFFHKSNK
- the fdrA gene encoding acyl-CoA synthetase FdrA; the protein is MLVQALIKPNTYFDSVSLMSLSTKANQIEEVEQAIIAMGTEMNKEVMKNVGLLTPEVEVAGASDLIIVVKAATDELCETAFKKINELFTKKNSGKKGTNDIKYSTISSAAGSNPEANLAIIAVNGAYAAREAKKALENDLHVMMFSDNVSIEDEIELKRFAHEKGLFMMGPDCGTAIIGNTALCFANAVRKGNIGIVGASGTGSQEVSVRIHEFGFGISQLIGTGGRDLKEEVGGIMMLDGIQALEDDEETKVIVVISKPPAPSVEEKVLAKIKTCKKPVVVWFVGGNEEKIIAAGAHFAKMSKEAALKAVLLAGADESKLNKRALNIPLIEEVRTKLTSEQKYVRGLFSGGTLADEAMHAAMEKFDNVYSNIQRNPEYRLKDRYTSQEHTFIDFGDDEYTQGKPHPMIDPSTRLARFVQEAKDPSVGAIVMDFVIGYGAHEDPVGAFLPAIIEAKQQAEQEGRHLEIIGYVLGTELDPQNYQEQIDKLLAAGVTHASSMQNAGLLAREFVVKGE